The Nodosilinea sp. FACHB-141 genome has a segment encoding these proteins:
- a CDS encoding LysR family transcriptional regulator → MIHATLHQLKVFEATARHGSFTRAAEELYLTQPTVSIQVKQLTKAVGLPLFEQIGKRLYLTQAGQKLLDTCQEIFDGLDQFEMAVSDLKGLKQGQLRLAVITTAKYFVPRLLGPFCQRFPGIDISLKVTNHQQIQERMANNDDDLYIISTPPEQPDLKIYPFLENPLVVLGPQDHPLVGKARSPISVLDGEQFIMREPGSGTRHAVQKLFAEHDINVKVRLELGSNEAIKQAIAGGLGISVLSLHTIISEGTRGEFAILDVDHFPIDRHWYVAHLAGKQLSVVSQAFLNYLLEESHTLVENLLPGISRAPAAIDPKGAELLTKV, encoded by the coding sequence TTGATTCATGCCACGCTGCACCAGCTTAAGGTTTTTGAAGCAACTGCCCGCCACGGCAGCTTTACCCGGGCCGCCGAAGAACTCTACCTGACCCAGCCCACGGTGTCGATTCAGGTGAAGCAGCTGACTAAGGCGGTGGGGCTACCTCTGTTTGAACAGATCGGCAAGCGTCTCTACCTCACCCAGGCAGGGCAAAAGTTGTTAGACACTTGCCAAGAAATTTTTGACGGCCTCGACCAGTTTGAGATGGCAGTGTCTGATCTCAAGGGTCTCAAGCAGGGCCAGCTGCGTCTAGCGGTGATCACCACGGCCAAATATTTTGTGCCCCGGCTACTGGGACCATTTTGTCAGCGGTTTCCCGGCATTGATATTTCGCTGAAGGTGACTAACCACCAGCAGATTCAAGAGCGCATGGCCAACAACGATGACGACCTCTACATCATCAGTACGCCGCCCGAACAGCCCGACCTGAAGATTTACCCCTTTCTTGAAAACCCCCTAGTGGTGCTGGGGCCGCAGGACCACCCGCTGGTGGGCAAGGCGCGATCGCCCATTAGCGTCCTCGATGGTGAGCAGTTCATCATGCGCGAGCCCGGATCGGGAACCCGTCACGCGGTGCAAAAGCTGTTTGCTGAGCACGATATAAATGTGAAGGTGCGGTTAGAGCTGGGTAGCAATGAGGCGATCAAGCAGGCGATCGCAGGCGGTCTGGGCATCTCGGTGCTGTCGCTGCACACCATTATTTCTGAAGGCACCAGGGGTGAGTTTGCCATTCTTGACGTTGACCATTTCCCCATCGATCGCCACTGGTATGTGGCCCACCTGGCGGGCAAGCAGCTCTCGGTGGTTTCTCAGGCATTCTTAAACTACCTGCTAGAAGAAAGCCACACCCTGGTAGAAAACCTGCTGCCGGGGATTAGTCGAGCACCAGCTGCGATCGATCCTAAGGGCGCAGAACTGCTGACTAAGGTCTAG
- the fabI gene encoding enoyl-ACP reductase FabI, with amino-acid sequence MLDLTGKNALVTGIANNKSIAWGIAQQLHKAGANLGITYLPDERGRMEGKVKDLVDPLNPSLFLPCNVQDEAQVEQVFSTIQEKWGKLDILIHCLAFANRDDLTGDFSNTSKAGFQLALDVSAYSLITLARGAKPLMTGGGSIVTLTYLGGARVVPNYNVMGIAKAALEMNVRYLASELGPNNIRVNGISAGPIRTLASSAVGGILDMIHHVEEVAPLRRTVTQTEVGNTAAFLCSDLSTGMTGQILYVDSGYCIMGM; translated from the coding sequence ATGCTAGACCTGACTGGTAAAAACGCCCTGGTAACGGGTATTGCCAACAATAAATCCATTGCCTGGGGCATTGCCCAGCAGCTGCACAAAGCTGGGGCTAACCTGGGCATCACCTACCTGCCCGACGAAAGAGGCCGGATGGAAGGCAAGGTCAAAGACCTGGTTGACCCCCTCAACCCCAGTCTGTTTTTGCCCTGCAACGTGCAGGACGAAGCCCAGGTCGAGCAGGTGTTTAGCACTATCCAAGAAAAGTGGGGCAAGCTCGATATTCTGATTCACTGCCTAGCCTTCGCCAACCGGGATGACCTGACGGGCGACTTTAGCAACACGTCTAAAGCGGGCTTTCAGCTGGCCCTGGATGTCAGCGCCTACTCATTAATTACCCTGGCGCGCGGGGCCAAGCCGCTAATGACCGGCGGCGGCAGCATTGTCACCCTCACCTACCTAGGCGGCGCGCGGGTGGTGCCCAACTACAACGTCATGGGTATCGCCAAGGCAGCGCTAGAAATGAATGTGCGCTATCTGGCTTCCGAGCTTGGCCCCAACAATATTCGCGTCAACGGCATTTCCGCTGGCCCCATTCGCACCCTGGCGTCGTCGGCAGTGGGCGGCATTCTCGATATGATTCACCACGTTGAAGAAGTTGCGCCGCTGCGCCGCACTGTAACGCAGACTGAAGTAGGCAACACTGCCGCTTTTCTGTGCAGCGACCTATCGACGGGCATGACCGGGCAGATTCTCTACGTCGATTCTGGCTACTGCATCATGGGCATGTAG
- a CDS encoding serine hydrolase has translation MTRAFLRPRLWTVVGLVAVGGLLRVTVDWRLLGRSLTYPDTPITSADWYQPQQLVPGVGPQAPPLVKVETTEIPPEALQKALDFAEEQNSVALLVMHRDRLVLEQYWQGHQASDPVNSMSMVKTLLALLIGVAIDEGHIGSIQDPVGTYLSEWANDPRGDITLADLLYMQSGLRNDNRIDTLRSDLVQLYGGSNTQKLVLDIPLESAPGKVFDYSNFNSQLLSLVLERATGESFGDYLSNRLWQPLGAGDGFLWLDRPRGSAKPFCCFFATAPDWVRLGQMLLHGGKVGDRQIIPASWLEQMLEESPLEPTFGMHIWLKARTADYPQVNRASSAAFAAADTFYLDGRHHQRVYVIPLEELVIVRLGEEPPAWNDAVIVNVIVEGLRSRQ, from the coding sequence ATGACGAGAGCATTCCTTCGGCCTAGGCTGTGGACGGTGGTAGGTCTGGTGGCCGTAGGTGGGCTACTGCGGGTTACGGTGGATTGGCGACTACTGGGGCGATCGCTCACCTATCCCGACACCCCTATCACCTCGGCGGACTGGTATCAGCCCCAGCAACTAGTCCCCGGCGTTGGCCCCCAAGCTCCACCGCTGGTGAAGGTCGAGACGACCGAGATTCCTCCTGAAGCGCTGCAAAAAGCCTTGGACTTTGCCGAGGAGCAAAATTCGGTGGCGCTGCTGGTGATGCACCGCGATCGCCTTGTTCTAGAGCAATACTGGCAGGGCCACCAAGCCAGCGACCCCGTCAACTCAATGTCGATGGTGAAAACCCTGCTGGCGCTGCTGATCGGCGTAGCGATCGACGAGGGGCATATCGGCTCCATCCAAGATCCCGTCGGCACCTACCTTTCAGAATGGGCTAACGACCCCAGGGGCGACATCACCCTAGCCGACCTGCTCTACATGCAGTCAGGCCTGCGCAACGACAACCGTATCGATACACTACGCTCTGATCTGGTGCAGCTCTACGGTGGCTCAAATACCCAAAAACTTGTGCTGGATATTCCTTTGGAAAGCGCTCCTGGCAAGGTGTTTGACTATAGCAACTTCAATTCGCAACTGCTCAGCTTGGTGCTAGAGCGGGCCACAGGAGAATCCTTTGGTGATTACCTAAGTAACCGCCTCTGGCAGCCGTTGGGTGCCGGAGATGGTTTTCTCTGGCTAGACCGTCCGAGGGGGAGCGCGAAACCCTTTTGCTGCTTTTTTGCTACCGCCCCAGACTGGGTGCGGCTGGGGCAGATGCTGCTGCATGGGGGTAAAGTAGGCGATCGCCAAATCATCCCCGCAAGCTGGCTGGAGCAAATGTTAGAGGAGTCGCCCCTAGAGCCGACCTTTGGCATGCACATTTGGCTCAAGGCTCGCACCGCCGACTATCCCCAGGTCAACCGAGCCTCGTCGGCTGCCTTTGCCGCTGCCGACACGTTCTATCTCGACGGTCGCCACCATCAGCGGGTTTACGTGATTCCATTAGAAGAGCTGGTGATTGTGCGCTTGGGCGAAGAGCCTCCCGCCTGGAACGATGCGGTGATCGTGAATGTGATTGTAGAGGGGTTGCGATCGCGGCAGTAA
- a CDS encoding GFA family protein → MVDITSFKRGRCRCGQVQFEVSSKPLITMACHCTGCQQMTSSAFSLSALYPSESFKITLGSPVIGGLHGATRHYFCGHCMSWLFTRPEGLDDFVNIRASLMEDAQAFSPFIETYTDEKLPWVTTPATYSFSKFPPPEQFPALLAEFAK, encoded by the coding sequence GTGGTAGATATTACTTCTTTCAAGAGGGGGCGTTGTAGATGCGGGCAGGTTCAATTTGAAGTAAGTTCAAAACCTCTGATCACCATGGCCTGCCACTGCACCGGCTGCCAGCAAATGACATCCAGTGCCTTTTCGCTGAGCGCCCTCTACCCTAGCGAAAGCTTCAAAATTACGTTGGGTAGCCCGGTAATTGGCGGTCTGCATGGTGCGACTCGCCATTATTTCTGCGGCCACTGCATGAGCTGGCTTTTTACCCGCCCTGAAGGTCTAGATGACTTCGTCAATATTCGCGCCAGCCTCATGGAAGATGCTCAAGCGTTCAGCCCGTTCATCGAAACATACACGGACGAAAAACTGCCTTGGGTAACAACGCCTGCCACCTATAGCTTCAGTAAATTTCCGCCACCAGAACAGTTTCCGGCGTTACTTGCAGAATTTGCCAAATGA
- a CDS encoding nucleotidyltransferase domain-containing protein has protein sequence MKQLSLEQRELVSSLVKRLGMIRGIRAVVLGGSHARGRAQPGSDIDFGIFYSESDPFSIQSLRELADAVDNTAAPVVTDFYEWGPWINGGAWLTIGGQRVDFLYRSLEHLERVIAEAEAGRYELHYAQQPPFGYFSGTYLGDVEVCVPLFDPEARLDLLKRRVANYPEALRHSVVQDYLWMAEFGLTAFARKFAMRSDGYGTAACLTCAVNQLILVLFALNRTYLINDKTALEEIAEFKQAPREFGLRVQKTLAHLGASPTELIAAVESVAQLVRETVDLTDGLYKPRYPLPT, from the coding sequence GTGAAACAACTCTCGCTCGAACAACGCGAACTGGTATCGTCGCTCGTAAAGCGGCTTGGAATGATCCGTGGGATCAGGGCAGTCGTGCTTGGCGGGTCGCATGCCCGCGGCCGCGCTCAGCCAGGGTCGGATATCGATTTTGGCATCTTCTACTCAGAATCAGATCCTTTCTCTATCCAAAGCCTTCGTGAGCTGGCTGACGCCGTCGACAACACCGCCGCACCAGTGGTCACAGACTTTTATGAGTGGGGTCCCTGGATTAATGGTGGAGCCTGGCTGACCATTGGCGGCCAGCGCGTCGATTTCCTCTATCGCAGCCTTGAACACCTAGAGCGGGTCATCGCCGAGGCAGAAGCAGGCCGGTACGAGCTTCACTATGCCCAACAGCCACCCTTTGGATACTTCAGCGGGACGTACCTTGGCGACGTTGAGGTATGTGTTCCCCTGTTCGATCCCGAGGCCCGGCTCGATTTGCTAAAGCGGCGGGTCGCGAACTACCCGGAGGCCCTGCGCCACTCCGTAGTGCAAGACTATCTTTGGATGGCGGAATTCGGCCTTACTGCATTCGCCCGCAAGTTTGCCATGCGCTCTGATGGCTATGGGACGGCAGCTTGCCTAACCTGTGCCGTGAACCAGCTGATATTGGTGCTTTTCGCTTTGAACCGCACCTACCTGATCAACGACAAGACGGCCCTTGAGGAGATTGCCGAGTTTAAGCAGGCCCCGCGGGAGTTCGGGCTGCGGGTGCAGAAGACGCTCGCGCACCTCGGTGCGTCTCCTACAGAACTCATCGCTGCTGTCGAGAGTGTCGCACAACTGGTTCGGGAGACAGTTGACCTAACAGACGGGCTATACAAGCCACGCTACCCGCTACCAACGTGA
- a CDS encoding type II CAAX prenyl endopeptidase Rce1 family protein: MLRPSDLDLPLPFRAQRLVQRVAVIVAVVCFLGLLATKTEGAPPPHEPLATNFLSQAPDTEVVPNGVVTNYDRALTLPANRVETFPPTPLPTAPSLRPNGLWNGRLILPSQAEYAAVPGDWVWMDLWYSSPDFPELVGQRVKLTWKPNAQSQAYMKAVTRDVVFNAQAERSLANGNILPTRLNGRKAVGPLQSLAGARPNDDVTVRLAEVEVVVEGDRPMLRVGLEPIQITGREYGLVKLLGPDETVKAPRPTLCPGEPPCPTEYFRVQFYNAASGNFSGPTGTVRIPQQPAMTGDRFMSNLRDLAESPAGSAGWYIYGSRAEDGLFTVQALKPRALVQLQPDDVVLGLASGRRYLDRDNWQGTPQRQGTLQSLLVSATAGSADTAQAQWQEGDYGLVIHLFGGIGGEKAESAPVGTITGHFAYGLAQVVREPITNELQFDIQYQQIYAHNPNGIVSGAHDWADYMGDMQRGWLGSRPVSDVVVKLDAFIAPFQFGDMRISLFRELLLQLQVIAARYRVGDGTGVAPVTPATSCVQDSNQALFIAIQQIRRQIDSQPEIAAWVQQNPDSPEVERSRRFAALGNDLETMLVPYGVVRPDWQANAESLAGVDSTGDLTSSRRLLSGMLTWHSMMPRWAHDRVARIFLEHGGQLWFLRTNMVGGFDPTVQPVPPTTFFGGVPILGRVTQRLADAFATGLSWPMGLLGLVMLSLYGLVALPFGLRNRFLVRQQAASSPMGFALDALRRFIAPALLEETIFRVMLLPHPVEGVPGDRWLLWGIVSFVAFILYHVVLNRTLYRGARAGLSDPRFLVLAGWLGLVLIAAYWITGSLWLVVLMHWVVVLVWVYRFGGWARLSGVRAVCGRERKLTAPFR; this comes from the coding sequence ATGCTGCGGCCTTCTGATCTAGACTTGCCGTTGCCCTTCCGTGCTCAGCGATTGGTGCAGCGGGTTGCTGTCATTGTTGCCGTAGTATGTTTTCTGGGGTTGCTAGCGACCAAAACCGAAGGCGCACCGCCACCCCACGAGCCGCTGGCTACCAATTTCCTGTCCCAGGCTCCAGATACTGAGGTTGTGCCCAACGGTGTCGTGACCAACTACGATCGCGCCCTCACCCTACCGGCCAACCGAGTTGAAACATTCCCTCCAACGCCTCTGCCTACTGCTCCCTCTCTGCGCCCCAATGGGTTGTGGAACGGTAGGCTCATTCTCCCCAGTCAGGCCGAGTATGCCGCTGTTCCCGGCGACTGGGTGTGGATGGATCTGTGGTACAGTTCCCCCGACTTTCCTGAGCTGGTAGGCCAAAGGGTGAAGCTCACTTGGAAACCCAATGCCCAGTCCCAGGCTTACATGAAAGCCGTTACTCGCGATGTTGTCTTTAATGCCCAGGCTGAGCGGTCTTTGGCTAATGGCAACATATTGCCCACCCGGCTGAATGGTCGTAAGGCGGTTGGGCCACTGCAATCTTTAGCGGGGGCGCGACCCAACGATGACGTTACTGTTCGCTTGGCAGAGGTGGAGGTGGTCGTAGAAGGCGATCGCCCCATGCTGCGGGTGGGCCTTGAGCCTATTCAAATTACCGGGAGAGAATACGGCCTGGTAAAGCTCCTGGGGCCTGACGAGACCGTCAAAGCCCCGCGTCCTACGCTTTGTCCTGGGGAGCCGCCCTGCCCAACCGAATATTTTCGCGTTCAGTTTTATAACGCCGCGTCGGGCAATTTCAGTGGTCCTACGGGCACCGTGCGTATTCCGCAGCAGCCGGCGATGACGGGCGATCGCTTCATGTCTAACCTGCGAGACTTAGCCGAGTCGCCCGCCGGCAGTGCTGGCTGGTATATCTACGGCAGCCGCGCCGAGGACGGTTTGTTCACCGTGCAGGCTCTTAAGCCCAGAGCGCTGGTTCAGCTTCAGCCTGATGATGTGGTGCTGGGATTGGCTTCAGGTCGCCGCTACCTCGATCGCGACAACTGGCAAGGCACGCCCCAGCGCCAGGGCACCCTTCAGAGCCTGCTGGTGAGCGCCACCGCAGGTAGTGCCGACACCGCCCAGGCTCAGTGGCAAGAGGGTGACTATGGCCTCGTGATTCATCTCTTCGGCGGTATCGGCGGTGAGAAAGCAGAATCTGCTCCGGTCGGCACCATAACGGGCCACTTTGCCTATGGGCTGGCCCAGGTGGTGCGCGAACCCATCACCAACGAGCTGCAATTTGATATTCAGTACCAGCAGATCTACGCTCACAACCCCAACGGCATTGTGTCCGGTGCCCACGACTGGGCCGATTACATGGGCGACATGCAGCGGGGTTGGCTCGGCAGTCGCCCTGTGTCGGATGTGGTAGTTAAGCTCGACGCCTTCATCGCTCCGTTCCAGTTTGGCGACATGCGCATTTCGCTATTTCGCGAGCTGCTGCTACAGCTCCAAGTAATTGCGGCTCGCTACCGCGTTGGCGATGGCACGGGCGTGGCTCCGGTTACCCCCGCCACGTCCTGTGTGCAAGACTCCAACCAGGCCTTGTTTATCGCGATTCAGCAGATTCGCCGCCAGATCGACAGCCAGCCTGAGATTGCCGCCTGGGTGCAGCAAAACCCAGACAGTCCAGAGGTTGAGCGATCTCGACGTTTTGCCGCTTTGGGCAACGACCTCGAAACGATGCTGGTGCCCTACGGTGTGGTGCGTCCCGATTGGCAAGCCAACGCTGAATCGCTGGCCGGGGTTGACTCAACTGGCGATCTTACCAGCAGCCGCAGGTTGTTGAGCGGCATGCTCACTTGGCACAGCATGATGCCTCGCTGGGCCCACGACCGGGTAGCCCGCATTTTTTTAGAGCATGGTGGTCAGCTGTGGTTTTTGCGTACCAACATGGTGGGCGGTTTTGACCCGACTGTGCAGCCGGTTCCCCCGACAACTTTTTTCGGGGGTGTTCCTATTTTGGGACGAGTCACCCAGCGGCTGGCCGATGCCTTTGCCACCGGCTTGAGCTGGCCCATGGGGCTGCTAGGGCTAGTAATGCTGTCGCTCTACGGTCTGGTGGCGCTTCCCTTTGGTTTGAGAAATCGATTTTTGGTGCGGCAGCAGGCGGCGTCTAGCCCGATGGGCTTCGCTTTAGACGCCCTGCGCCGCTTCATTGCCCCTGCCCTGCTCGAAGAAACAATCTTTCGTGTCATGCTGCTGCCCCATCCAGTGGAAGGGGTGCCCGGCGATCGCTGGCTGCTGTGGGGCATCGTCAGCTTTGTAGCGTTTATTTTGTATCACGTTGTACTGAATAGAACCCTGTATAGGGGGGCTAGGGCCGGCCTCTCTGACCCTCGCTTTTTAGTGCTGGCAGGCTGGTTGGGGCTAGTGCTGATTGCCGCGTACTGGATTACGGGCTCGCTTTGGTTGGTGGTGCTGATGCACTGGGTGGTGGTGCTGGTGTGGGTTTATCGCTTTGGTGGTTGGGCGCGGCTGAGCGGTGTGAGGGCGGTTTGTGGCAGAGAGCGCAAGCTTACTGCGCCGTTTCGATAG
- a CDS encoding HlyD family type I secretion periplasmic adaptor subunit, with protein MVRINSIPPTQSQTPDPNGDAVLANQPSRQKVQFDKPVILRQSPRWSRAVVWSLVGVTAFTLAWACLAKFEEAIPAQGKLEPKGMVQPVQAPVGGVVREVLVTEGQAVEVGDPLLRFDPETTQAQLTSLETIRTKVREENAYYKSQLADNTEASAPVDIAPGLVQLTSNRAALVAENALYRAQLAGDVTGESLPVAQRDRLRASNAELNSRLSIANLEVDQLRRQLTQTEAQLANARDALRVNQNILDRIRPLYEAGGIGEIQYLQQEQEVNNRQTEVNRLVEEGQRLELAIIQAQEQFRNTSIASQDDLQQRIAANNNQIATIDSQLTKTILENDNRLQELDSQIAQLQQTLTYQELRAPVNGTVFNLKANQAGYVANSTEPILEIVPSDALVARVFITNRDIGFVREGMEVDVRIDSFPYSEFGDVKGTLTRIGSDALPPDQINPTFRFPAEITLGDQVIAIDGQPVKLQSGMSLSANIKTRPRRVITIFSDLFVRKIDTIKTGG; from the coding sequence ATGGTTCGCATCAACAGCATTCCCCCTACTCAATCGCAGACCCCTGACCCAAACGGCGACGCCGTGCTGGCCAACCAGCCCTCGCGGCAAAAGGTGCAGTTCGACAAGCCGGTGATTCTTCGCCAGTCACCCCGTTGGTCGCGAGCGGTGGTGTGGAGCCTGGTCGGAGTGACGGCGTTTACCTTGGCCTGGGCGTGTTTGGCTAAGTTTGAGGAGGCCATACCGGCCCAGGGCAAGCTAGAACCCAAGGGCATGGTGCAGCCGGTGCAGGCTCCGGTGGGCGGTGTGGTGCGGGAGGTGCTGGTAACCGAGGGACAGGCTGTGGAGGTAGGTGACCCGCTGCTGCGGTTTGACCCCGAGACCACCCAGGCCCAGCTCACCTCGCTGGAGACCATTCGCACCAAGGTGCGGGAAGAAAATGCCTACTATAAGTCGCAGCTAGCTGACAATACTGAGGCCAGCGCCCCGGTGGATATTGCTCCCGGTCTGGTGCAGTTAACCAGCAACCGCGCCGCCTTGGTGGCCGAAAACGCCCTCTATCGCGCCCAGCTAGCGGGGGATGTGACAGGGGAGAGCTTGCCTGTCGCCCAGCGCGATCGCCTACGGGCTTCTAATGCTGAACTCAACTCACGCCTCAGCATCGCTAACTTGGAGGTGGATCAGCTGCGTCGTCAGCTCACCCAGACCGAGGCTCAGCTGGCCAATGCCCGCGATGCCCTGCGGGTTAACCAAAATATTCTCGATCGCATTCGGCCGCTGTATGAGGCGGGGGGCATCGGCGAAATTCAATATCTCCAGCAGGAGCAGGAGGTGAACAACCGCCAAACCGAGGTCAACCGCCTGGTGGAGGAAGGGCAGCGGCTAGAGCTGGCGATCATCCAGGCCCAAGAGCAATTTCGCAATACCTCGATCGCCTCCCAAGACGACTTGCAGCAGCGCATCGCCGCCAACAACAACCAGATCGCCACCATTGACAGCCAGCTAACCAAAACTATTCTCGAAAACGACAACCGCCTGCAAGAGCTCGATAGCCAAATTGCCCAGCTCCAGCAGACCCTCACCTACCAAGAGCTGCGCGCCCCGGTGAACGGCACGGTGTTTAATCTCAAGGCCAACCAGGCGGGCTACGTGGCCAACTCCACCGAGCCGATTCTTGAAATTGTGCCCAGCGATGCCCTGGTGGCACGGGTGTTTATCACCAACCGCGACATTGGCTTTGTGCGCGAAGGGATGGAGGTCGATGTGCGCATCGACTCATTCCCCTACAGCGAGTTTGGCGATGTGAAGGGCACTCTGACCCGGATTGGTTCTGACGCGCTGCCCCCCGATCAGATCAACCCCACCTTTCGCTTCCCGGCAGAGATTACCCTAGGCGATCAGGTAATTGCGATCGATGGGCAGCCCGTGAAGCTGCAATCGGGCATGTCGCTGAGCGCCAATATCAAGACCCGACCCCGGCGGGTGATTACCATCTTCTCTGACCTATTTGTGCGCAAAATCGACACGATTAAGACGGGTGGCTAG
- the hisA gene encoding 1-(5-phosphoribosyl)-5-[(5-phosphoribosylamino)methylideneamino]imidazole-4-carboxamide isomerase, which translates to MEVIPAIDLIEGRCVRLYQGDYAQTEVFNDNPVEVARQWVDQGATRLHLVDLDGAKSGKPENWQAIEAIAQAVDIPIEVGGGLRDRARVTDLFSLGVRYAILGTAAIENPELVSDLAGEFPGQIIVGIDARDGKVATRGWLETSEVDAIALAQQMEQRGAAAVIYTDIQRDGTLQGPNIPAMRAMAEAVSMPVIASGGVGALRDLLSLLALESQGVTGVIVGRALYTGDVSLKEAVRAVGNGRWQDVPPSLGDSAFA; encoded by the coding sequence ATGGAAGTTATCCCCGCTATTGATTTGATTGAGGGTCGCTGTGTGCGGCTTTACCAGGGCGACTATGCCCAGACCGAGGTGTTTAACGACAACCCGGTGGAGGTGGCGCGGCAATGGGTAGATCAAGGGGCAACCCGGCTGCACCTGGTGGATCTCGATGGGGCCAAGTCGGGTAAGCCCGAGAACTGGCAGGCCATAGAGGCGATCGCCCAAGCAGTGGATATTCCCATCGAAGTGGGGGGCGGGCTACGCGATCGCGCCCGCGTCACCGATCTATTCTCTTTGGGCGTGCGCTACGCCATTCTCGGTACTGCTGCGATCGAGAATCCCGAGTTAGTCAGCGACTTGGCCGGCGAATTCCCCGGCCAGATCATCGTTGGCATCGATGCCCGCGACGGCAAGGTGGCGACGCGGGGCTGGCTGGAAACGTCGGAGGTGGATGCGATCGCCCTCGCTCAGCAAATGGAGCAGCGCGGCGCGGCGGCAGTGATCTATACCGATATCCAGCGCGACGGCACCCTGCAAGGCCCCAACATTCCAGCCATGCGAGCCATGGCCGAAGCCGTGTCGATGCCAGTGATCGCCTCCGGTGGCGTGGGTGCTTTGCGCGATTTGCTCAGTCTGCTGGCTCTAGAGAGCCAGGGAGTTACCGGCGTAATCGTGGGTCGCGCCCTCTACACGGGAGATGTCAGCCTTAAAGAAGCTGTGCGAGCGGTGGGCAACGGACGGTGGCAGGATGTGCCCCCATCCCTGGGCGACTCGGCCTTTGCTTAG